The genomic interval tggcatggagtcgatcagtctgtggcactgcccAGGTTacagagcccaggttgctctgatagtggccttcagctcttctgcattgttgggtctggcttATTGCATCTTCTTCTTCACAATACcctatagattttctatggggttaaggtcaggtgagtttgatggccaattaagaacaggtccttaaaccaggtactggtagctttggcactgtgtgcaggtgccaagtcctgttggaaaatgaaatctgcatctccataaagttggacAGCatcaggaagcatgaagtgctctaaaacttcctggtagacggctgcgttgaccttggacacagtggaccaacatcAGCAGAGGACACGGCACCACCACACTACTGTGGCTTCTATGTCTGATAATAACAATAGCACTATTATTATTCAAGTTTGTTTAATTCAGATCTCTCCCTGCTTTCTATACTGCATTATGTAGGTCATGAATGAACAGGTTTGACACCTAATTACTTTGGTATTGGGTGGAGTaattactgtattattattcattcatggCTAACGTGCCTTTGAGTAAGGCGTCTAATCCCCAAATTGCTCACCAGCTGCTGGCATGGTTGAAGTCCACTGCTCTGGTGTGTTCACTTCCCCTAGTGTGTTTAGCTACATGTAGTGACCAGTATGTgtaagtgttgtgtgtttacgaCCAAGTATGGGTTAAATGTAGAGAATTTGCTTAATGGCATTGATAATGGTACAGTTCTTCTAcaaatactactactattactactactactactactactactactactactacaattactactgctaataataataaaatagcacATTATTATttccgccccctccagggtgtattcccgccttgcgcccaatgattccaggtaggctctggactcaccgcgaccctgatttggataagggttacagataatggatggatgaattattATTTCCATTGTATTTAATACACTGACAAActgagaaaaatatataaaaaccttaaggataatttatattattatgacTGAAAACGGCAAAAGCATTATGTTGTAAAATTAATCTAAATACAGAAAACCATATAAACGATTTTTCACTCTGaatattaaaaatggaaataaatattgGAATCGCCTGAAAAGACACCTTCTTCCTTGATCCCGCCCCTCTTAGTGAGGTAGGGACACCTCATTGGACGGTTTCGCTCAGCGCGCTCTCGTGTTTGAGGACGTAGAAGAGAGCTGTGATGGCGGATTGATGGCGGCTCAGTGaaacacacttttattttacaggtataacttacatttttactttgtttaGTCCGGTATTATCCGCTCATGAAAACGACTGGTGGTGTCGTTTATCTGGCCAGATGctacagcagtcacacagcagcCAGTAAAGCTaagattttaaacattatttgcGTTTATATTTGATGTTCACCAAGTGTATATGTCAAATCTCTCCCtgctccctaaatagtgcactatgtagggcaTGAATTAACGGGTTCCAAACTCAACTGCACGGGTAGGTGTGGAGTGGAGAACTCGAATTTGAACTTATATttggattttagttttaaaatgatCTGTGTAACGATATAAGCCATGGTTCCAAGATTTGCGTAGTGCACCAAGTAGGGAATATGAAGCTATTTGGGACTGAGCCCACCATTAACGTGACAGGTTTGGATGTTAGTGTCAGGCAAATATGAATGCAGGATTTGGTTTATTATTCTACCGCGTGTAGTGTATTATTACCGCGATATTATAGTATGCAGACACCGAGGAAAACCAGCAGAAAATGATTTAGAAACAGTACGTATCTTTAGAAATTGGAAACTGAATGGAGAGGGCAACACGCAGATCACACTTTATTCGTCTGTTCTGCCTGGGTTTATTTCTGTCCTGccctttgtgtttattaatttttgtgttATTGTTGATTTTTTTCCTTAATCCTTTTACTGTGCATATTTAAGAAaattagtatttttatttatttattttctttgtagtttttaatTATTCAATTCGTCCTCCATGTCTAAATTTAGCTATAGTTTAAGTTCAAATGCAAAATAGAAGACACCTGGTGTTTTATAAAtgtgctataaaaataaatttaacctCACTTGATACTTGTGTTTCTTTCCAGGTTATTGTGGAATTATATTTTAACTCTTTCAATGCATTTAAAAACTGGGATTTGTCCAGATTTTGTCTTACTGTTAGGCTAATTCAGATTCTTTCAGTAGAAACACAGGAAAGTCATAACTTGTGCACTCTGGTAGCATTTTAAACTGGCGGAAAATTGCAAAATGAGTAATGAtcacagttatttattttgtgaagGTCATATGCTAGGAAAGAATAAAACCCATTTTAACAATTATTTATGTGTGTCTGTTTAATTTATGACTGTATTAAAGCTCAGTTCTAACATATGACTGTTTGTTCTTTCTTAGATGTGGGGAAGAATATTCCTCAGCCATAAATTACTAAACAGAATTCATCCCACTTGGAGTCACCGATATTTATTCACTATGAAGCTGAAAACCAAGGAATTTGAGTCACTGTTCACTGATGGATTGAACAGCCTGGCAGGTGAGATTCAACACggtacattaattcattcaggaATGTAAACATACTCTTATCTAGAGAAGCATAAATAATCCAAGAGTGTACCTTtgtttactgacaatgaattaaatcacatataatttttttccaaaatattaTAATAGAACAAAAAGaacataatgtaaaaaaaacgcATGTCTTTGGCTGTTTTTAAGCCTGTATTCTGTTGCCCACTCACACGCACAGTAGTGCACTTGACAAAACACATATTGTTACTTCCTTTGTGAAATAAAACCTGATTCTAATGCTTCTTTAATGAGGTGTATGTGGCACCACTTTTATTATTaagaaatatttaaacactTAAATGACTCTTCCAGAGATTTTTGAGAAGCACCAGTTTGAGCTGAGGATCGCTGGGGGAGCGGTGAGGGACCTACTCTCAGGACAGAGACCTGAAGATGTGGATTTTGCCACGACAGCAACACCAGAAGAAATGAAGCACATGTTCCAGAGTGCAGGGATCAGAATGATCAACAACAAAGGAGAGAAACATGGGACCATCACTGCCAGGGTGAGAGATGTCCAGGGCCTCAGAGACCACTTTGTATTTTCCGTAGTACTGCGGCAGTGGGCTTATAATGGACACATGCATAGTCCATTAGATGCACTAAAATGAagtgttttttcccccctcccctctTTCACCACATTTACTTTTAAGGCATTTGCAGACTTTCTTTTCCAGAGctactaacagtgttaattgtGTTATAGGAGTAGCAGGGTCTTGCCTAAGGACTTTAACTGGTATAACATGGTATTCCTGTCACTTTGGAAATGGAACTAGAGTCTGCCatttagagggcagcagtggtACCCACTAATCCACACAAACACGTGTTGACTGTGGAATGAAATAAAGTTACTCCAGAACACTGTACTGCTTTTAACGTGAAACTGGGAGAGGTGTGTTAACAGTATGAGTTTGTGCTATTGTTTATACCTCGTGCAGGTGCATAATGAGAACTTTGAGGTGACCACGCTGCGAGTGGACGTGCAGACAGATGGACGACACGCTGAAGTAGAGTTCACCACAGATTGGCAAAAAGATGCCGAACGCAGAGACCTCACCATTAACTCCATGTTCCTTGGTACTCGAGATACGGCAGTTGTTATTGTAGCTCACTTCCGCATTCAGTAACATGTTAGACACTAATTATTATATGCTGAAATAAATGTGGGATTCCTTGTGTGATGGTGTGCTGTTGCTTTCCTCTCAGGTTTGGATGGGACACTCTATGATTATTTCCAAGGTTATGAAGATCTTCAGAACAGAAAGGTTTGTTTTGTTGGAAGTGCTGCCCTTAGGATCCAGGAGGACTACCTGCGAATTTTAAGATATTTCAGGTGTGGTTGTGTTAAATTATCACAAGACATTTTGctgaaaaaaacacttttataatTAAAGCTTAATACAATTTTACAATGGGCAGGAAAACTTACtgtacaatattattattatattatagatTCTTTATTTCAGCACATTTACTCGCGAGCAGTAATAAGTGAGAGAAGTTTGGTTTTCCTGTGTCATTGTTTTAGTACATTAAGCTAAAACAATCTCAGTGTCAGCTCAGTGTTGTGAAGCCCAGAGAAAGAGGCTGTTAAACAAAGATGAGCACAACTGAGCCATTATTTTTGCCTGTTGGAGGCATTCCACAGCCCTTTTTGATAAAAAACAGTCCTTGTTTTGTCTAATTTTTGGACAGTCCCTTTCACCTGAACATTTCATACTGCCCTCTGCCATGTACAGTGCATGTACAATGCTGTCCCCAGTGTTTCGCCAGGGAGGGATTTACATGCATGTACAACTGGCCtgaatatataaacaaagagcagagaacacacacagagggtgtGTGACTTCTTTTTCTGCTCAGGACATCCTTACTCCACTATATCTTTCAATAGAAACTAGTTGTTTGTTactatattaatgtttaaaatctaGGATATATCacctttattataaataataataagcagCTTGGCACATCCTTCAGTTTGCAGTTTCTTTCTAAATAACACAGTAACCGTACATTGCTCCTGCATTTCGGTCTGAAGATATCAATTGACGGTGCtacattttgaagctgtagggCCACAGCAGGATGagtgaaatatttaaacactttatttgTATCTAGTACATTATCCATGAGGCAAATATTTTAGAACAGTGTGATAGGGCTCCAGTATTTTGAAATGTAACAAATCATCACACCGCATGAATGGTTATGAGTTTATTCATCAGGAAATGTTTACAGTGGTAATTTTCCTTATAGCGCTTAATGAAACTACCAGTGATTTGTGTCAATGCCCATGTGCATATGTAGCTTTATGCATGTTGCAATGCTGAGGGGTAATGGGATATTAAAAGCCTCGTGGTGtcaattaaatattcattcattctctgtaactgcttatctagttcagggttgtggtgggtctggagccaacccggaatcactgggtccaaggcaggaacacaccctggagggggcgccagtccttcacagggcaacacattcactcacatctacggacacttttgagtcgccaatccccctaccaacgtgtgtttttggactgtgggaggaaaccggagcacacggaggaaacccacgcagacatagggagaacacagcacactcctcacagacagtcacctggaggaaacccacgcagacacagggagatcacaccacactcctcacagacagtcacctggaggcaacccacagacacagggagaacacatcacactcctcacagacagtcacccggaggaaacccatgcggacacagggagaacacatcacactcctcacagacaatcacccggagcgggactcgaacccaaaacctcaaggaccctggggctgtgtgactgtaacaccTACCTTCTGCAATTAAATATTACTTTTCAAATACTTTACTTAGTTGTTGTGGCTTCACTTTACAGGTTCTTTGGCCGTGTGGCGTCTGATCCAGGGCAGCATGATCCAGAAACTCTGGAGGCAATTAAGGAGAATGCTCGTGGCCTGGCAGGAATCTCAGGAGAAAGGATTTGGGTGGAGCTGAAGAAGATGCTGACGGGGAACCATGTGTCACACTTGCTGGAGCTCATTTATGAGCTTGGACTGGCTCAATACATGGGTGAGATATGCTCACAGTTTGGCTGGAGCTCTACTGTTGATTGaaagttacatttatttatgtagaGATTAATTTGAAATCAAGGGTATGAATAGGGAGCACAGTTCTTCCCTAATGTGTTGaatggtgttctctctgtgtccaaacTTGCCATTGCACCTATAGTTATTGAGTTGAAATTCCTcagagaaatgttccaacatctactaTGAAAACTTCCCAGAAGATTAGAGTTTGTAACTACTGCAGAGGGGATTCAATTTGTTGAAATTTGTTGGAcaggataaagtggttacagaaaatgattgaatgaattattttttactGGGTACTCTGTTACTCATGCTGGGGAGAAagttgaaattaattaattttttattaattaatttattattattaattaaattatttttaaaaattaaaaatttgatTTGTATTGGATCCTCATTGTATATTATACACTTTACCAAAGCCGCAGTCTTGTGATTTGTTCTCCAGGTCTCccagcagagggcagtgttGAGGACATGAAGCAGGTATGTGAAAAGGCAGAAGGCATGTCTCCCAAGCCCATGACTGTGCTCTCCGCTCTGTTCCGAGGCTCAGATGATGTAGAGAGGCTGGATTTGAGGCTAAAGATCTCCAGAGAGGAGAAAACCCTGGGCCTTTTTTTGGTGAAACACAGACGAGACCTTGTTAAGAACCAAGATGAGCATGACAGCCTCAAACCATTCACAGATTTCATCATTGACGTAAGTACACTGAATGTACGCTGCATATGCATATTTTGACTTAACATATTGCCCTGAGTGTTTTTTATACATATTAACAGTTGTTATTTGACATACACAAGGCCACAGAACTCTGTTACAGCTTATACAAATTTGTACCATTTACAGTTGTATTAAATTGAAACCCTTGGTCCAATGTTTGCATCTGAAAGGTAGAGCACTGTGTTCAAGTCTGGTGTTAATACAGCAAAGAGAACTTGAGAGACAGCCATTCTTAAAGAAATTTCAGTAGAGACTGATCGGTCTGAAGTTCAGACATCGTTTTTATAATTTAGCTGATACTTAATACTGCTAGATATATACACTACATTTTGCATGTGCTGAAAGGAAACATACAATCTGTACGGTAGTATCTGTCTCGGAGACACAGGACAataaactctttaaaaaaaaaaacaaaaaaccttccCCAATGTGAAATGGCAGTTTCAGTGAGTTGTTTGTCTAAATGAACGACCCTAACTGAGGAGGCTTGAATCTGACTGTGTTTGTAGAGTCGAGAGCCTGATGCTCACAGCAAAGTTCTGGAGCTGCTGAAGTACCAGGGTGAGGGGAAGCTCCTGGCTGAGCTGAAACGCTGGTCCATCCCTCGCTTCCCAGTCAGTGGCCATGACCTACGGCGCCTGGGCATTACCTCAGGGAAAGAGATCGGCACAACTCTGCAGGAGCTTCGCGATGTGTGGAAGAAGAGCCACTATCAGCTCAGCAAGGAAGAGCTCCTCAGCAGTATCAGCAGCTCCTGATCTGACATCAATAGAACCAGTGTTGAATTGGTTTGCTGTGTGTAATCTGCTGTAATGCCTTATTCATTCAGGAGATCAGCACTAGTGATGCACTCCTACCTCCATATAATAATGTACAGCTAACACAGAGATGAGACGGGCAGAAATATTGGCTGTATATGAGGTTAATAATTTTCGGGTTCTGTACAGACTGTTGGCGAGCTCCCTGCTGCCCCAGCTGGCTGAGGGATAAGAACATTGATAATAATCTGAAGCCCATGAGCTTTCTGCTTGTTGGCATTTTTGTAGAAATGCTGACAGTGCCTCAGAACAGCTGGGCTCCAAGGATCTGGTAAGAACTAGAAAATGGTGGAGAAATGAGCAAGAGTAAAACAACAGGAGTCATGGACATATACAAAAGCTCTGCATGCTTCTCTTTTCATACCACAGCACAGCAGTCTAAACCTAGCTCTGTTCTTCCTCATTAGCGATTTTGTTTGGCATTTTATGTTCATCCATTTTTTTTGCCAATTTGGAGAGCAATGTAAGTGACTCATCTGATTTCAGCAATATCTGCTTTTCAGTTATAATTTATTGTGACATTTTGCCCTCTCAATGTAGAGGTGGTGTTATTACTTGTTTGAGGATGAGGAGTACTTTATCTGGGCAGAGCTGTTCCTCCAATGCGATGTTGGGCATTGATTCTTTATGAAGAGCGAAGGATGAAAAGTACAGTGGTCTTCCAGAGCTATATAAAACTTCATGTCATGTTttggagtaaataaaacaaaaaactgttTGCGTTATTGTTGTCTCTATGGTCTAGAGCAGGGCtctcaaaccaaatccacaaagGTTTTCCTTTCAACCAAGCAGAAGCCCCAATCTACTGAAAGCCAGGATCCATTGAtcaaaaacaggtggaatgaggtgccGCTTCTGcttggttggaaagaaaaccagCACCCACACCATCTTTGTGGATTTGGTTTAACACACCTGAATTCTCAGCCAactaacttaagcccaaagtcaaaTCTGACAAATAGTTACAGAGCTGAGGTTGATGCCTATTGGACAGTCTTCAACTTTGGACTTAAGTTAGCTGGTTAACGGGTTAATACCCTCTTGGTCTAGAGAAACAGAAATTGTattcagacaatgaatcaaCAGAGATTTGAGGGAATCTGTTTTTTAGTTTGATGTGTTTTTCACTTCCTCCTGAGCTTGTAGAgctatatgtaaatatatgtaaataacttaagcccaaagtcaagtGTGGTCAATTGGAAAAGGGCTTAAAGAGGTACctaatgtatgaaataaaagcAATTAAAGCATGGGTTGTAACATAAATTAATGCATCTTTAGCATTAAGATAAATTACAGAAAACTCCATTCAGTTTCCTAAGAAACGTCGCCTCTTGCTCTTCCATGACTGCTGAGGGACAGTGGGGATCAGGCTTCTGTGCTCACAGCAAAGCCTCACAAAACTCCATAACATTCTCAGGGCTTACTCTCCCTGTGTCTAGTTTTGAGCGTGGTCCAGTaaaccatcagatcctcacagcaatgatctagccactggtgattaaatataatatttttatataaaagattagtaaataatctTAATCCAGTACAGTGTCAACAATTTTATCAGaataattttatatcaggcttatactcattattatatctctcagagttgttggtaatatttgtattagtgtgttttccagaataaaagtctctgtgaatgtaaaatctgtttgaggagattataaatgagttctatcctgtacaggacagtaatctgagtggtgcgatggtggaccagcagtggtctacagtcagtggtgtgacagcctttttatgccagagGACCAATATATGCTCGCCGTCTGGGGTTGGTCATACAGTGTATTTGGTATTGCTACTTTAAAAAAACGGCTTTAGCTTGACAAACGCTAATAAATTAATACGGTATGTGGGTCCTAACGAATGTTAAATACTGCTCTGTTAATCTTATCTTAAGTCTGTAAATGTGGAAtaagtcagtggagctgataaaatggacaatgagcgtagaaacaaggtcatttttaatttttggttGATTAGTTTatgcagtttctctctctctctctctctctctctcacacacacacacacacacacacacacacaatcttgtatcTATGAATTGTGGGGGCATTT from Hoplias malabaricus isolate fHopMal1 chromosome 3, fHopMal1.hap1, whole genome shotgun sequence carries:
- the trnt1 gene encoding CCA tRNA nucleotidyltransferase 1, mitochondrial, with amino-acid sequence MWGRIFLSHKLLNRIHPTWSHRYLFTMKLKTKEFESLFTDGLNSLAEIFEKHQFELRIAGGAVRDLLSGQRPEDVDFATTATPEEMKHMFQSAGIRMINNKGEKHGTITARVHNENFEVTTLRVDVQTDGRHAEVEFTTDWQKDAERRDLTINSMFLGLDGTLYDYFQGYEDLQNRKVCFVGSAALRIQEDYLRILRYFRFFGRVASDPGQHDPETLEAIKENARGLAGISGERIWVELKKMLTGNHVSHLLELIYELGLAQYMGLPAEGSVEDMKQVCEKAEGMSPKPMTVLSALFRGSDDVERLDLRLKISREEKTLGLFLVKHRRDLVKNQDEHDSLKPFTDFIIDSREPDAHSKVLELLKYQGEGKLLAELKRWSIPRFPVSGHDLRRLGITSGKEIGTTLQELRDVWKKSHYQLSKEELLSSISSS